From Panulirus ornatus isolate Po-2019 chromosome 67, ASM3632096v1, whole genome shotgun sequence, a single genomic window includes:
- the LOC139747142 gene encoding uncharacterized protein: protein MKLIVFLVMAGFLKNTGVCVVVQKVVVPEPAVSGHPASLECWWSAGSGPPLYSLRWCKDGRQFFVVTLVPEYRKRVFSAPGVQVLVGASDQWRLSLTNVTSLTSGTYTCEAMSDAPHFFSSARSAYLSVVEVPADGPTWRGVLSVYHVDQQLHTDCHVYGSRPPATFSFFLNDHPVTDDNKWIIKQQPVKSTGELIWNSSSTLSIPLNSENIKILLPKSVPKLPSNSFQETQRNMAKYHSRPPKNLSPSVSSFYNPTLSFTTPKNSWQQSSSSASTITRSVRQLSYGSSYFISSTPPVLPSSRSSHIASRTVRYSFPPETFLINLTCVANIGGLSFKTSTWSSVSFPFPVHPNSISRFSGNSGTVSVPSLTLLVVLTLS from the exons gggtgtgtgtggtggtgcagaaGGTGGTGGTGCCGGAGCCAGCAGTGTCGGGGCACCCGGCGAGCCTCGAGTGCTGGTGGTCTGCAGGGAGTGGCCCGCCCCTCTACTCACTCCGCTGGTGTAAGGACGGCCGCCAGTTCTTCGTGGTGACGCTTGTGCCGGAGTACCGCAAGAGGGTCTTCTCCGCGCCGGGAGTCCAGGTCCTG GTGGGTGCGTCAGACCAGTGGCGGCTGAGCTTGACAAATGTGACCTCCCTTACATCCGGCACCTACACCTGCGAGGCTATGAGTGATGCCCCACACTTCTTCTCAAGTGCCCGTTCTGCTTACCTTTCCGTTGTTG AGGTACCAGCTGATGGACCCACTTGGAGGGGTGTGCTGAGTGTGTACCATGTTGACCAACAGCTACACACTGACTGCCATGTGTATGGTTCCCGTCCTCCTGCTACATTTAGCTTCTTCTTAAACGATCATCCTGTTacg GATGATAATAAGTGGATCATCAAGCAACAGCCTGTTAAAAGTACAGGAGAATTGATTTGGAACTCATCCTCAACTCTGTCAATACCACTTAACTCTGAAAACATAAAGATTTTACTCCCCAAGTCAGTCCCCAAACTTCCTTCAAATTCCTTTCAAGAAACACAGAGAAATATGGCTAAATATCATTCAAGGCCTCCAAAGAATTTATCTCCATCAGTCTCTTCATTTTACAACCCAACATTATCATTTACAACTCCAAAAAATTCCTGGCAACAGTCCTCATCATCTGCCTCCACAATTACTAGATCTGTAAGACAACTGTCTTATGGTTCTTCATACTTTATTTCCTCTACTCCACCAGTCTTGCCTTCTTCCCGTTCCTCTCACATTGCCTCTCGTACTGTCCGTTACTCTTTCCCACCTGAGACCTTCCTGATCAACTTAACATGTGTTGCTAACATTGGAGGGTTGTCCTTCAAGACTTCAACCTGGTCATCTGTGTCTTTTCCTTTCCCTGTACATCCCAACAGTATATCAAGATTTTCAGGAAATTCAG